The Microvirga thermotolerans sequence TCTTCCAGAACATCGGCCCCTGCGTGCTGGTCGCTCCCTTCGCGCTCCTGGTCTGGCAGCCCCTGAACGGGCCCCACCTGGCCTGGTTCATGGTCATGGGGGTGCTCGGGGTCATCGGCCATATCCTCATGGCGACCGCCTATGCCAAGGCCGAGGCGGCCCGCCTCGCGCCCCTGGAATACACCGCCCTGATCTGGGCGGCGGCCATCGGCTACGGGGTCTTCAGCGAGATCCCGACCTGGGCCACCCTGGGCGGCGGGACCCTGATCGTGCTGGCGGCGCTCCTGACCTCCCGCCGCTGAGGCGAAGGGCGAGGGCCCGGGGCGGTGCCGCCGGCCGCGGCCGGCCGCCGTTCACGATATCCCTCGGAGCGTCTTGACTCCCCTCAGCCCCGTCCTTATGTCGCGAGCAGTGTTGGCACTCGTCGCCCGACAGTGCTAACAGCTGAAAAAGACCAGGACGCGGCCATTGGGGGCTGCGCTAACAGTCGAAGAGGAAGTTCCATGAAGTTCCGTCCGTTGCACGACCGCGTCGTCGTCCGCCGCGTAGAGAGCGAGGAGAAGACGAAGGGCGGCATCATCATCCCCGATACCGCCAAGGAAAAGCCGCAGGAGGGCGAGGTGATCGCCGTCGGCCCCGGCGCCCGCGACGAGAGCGGCAAGGTCGTTCCGCTGGACGTGAAGGCCGGCGACCGCGTGCTGTTCGGCAAGTGGTCCGGCACGGAAGTGCGCATCGACGGCGAGGATCTCCTCATCATGAAGGAATCCGACATCATGGGCGTCGTCGCGAAGTAAGCGCGGCCGCGGCCCTTTCCATCCGTTTTCCAAGACAACTGGAGGCATAGCCCATGGCTGCCAAAGACGTTAAGTTTTCCTCCGACGCACGCGAGAAGATGCTGCGCGGCGTCGACATCCTCGCCGACGCGGTGAAGGTGACCCTCGGCCCGAAGGGCCGCAACGTGGTCATCGAGAAGTCGTTCGGCGCGCCGCGCATCACCAAGGACGGCGTCACCGTCGCCAAGGAGATCGAGCTCGCCGACAAGTTCGAGAACATGGGCGCCCAGATGGTCCGCGAGGTCGCCTCGAAGACCAACGACATCGCCGGCGACGGCACCACGACGGCGACGGTGCTCGCCCAGGCGATCGTCCGCGAGGGCGCCAAGGCCGTGGCCGCCGGCATGAACCCCATGGACCTCAAGCGCGGCATCGATCTCGCCGTCGCCGAGGCCGTGAAGGACATCAAGGCCCGCGCCAAGAAGGTGAAGTCCTCCGACGAGGTCGCCCAGGTCGGCACGATCTCCGCCAACGGCGACACCGACATCGGCACGATGATCGCCAACGCGATGCAGAAGGTCGGCAACGAGGGCGTCATCACCGTCGAGGAGGCCAAGACCGCCGAGACCGAGCTCGACGTGGTCGAGGGCATGCAGTTCGACCGCGGCTATCTCTCGCCCTACTTCATCACCAACGCCGAGAAGATGGTGGCGGAGCTCGAGGATCCCTACATCCTCATCCATGAGAAGAAGCTCTCCTCGCTCCAGCCCATGCTGCCGATCCTCGAGGCGGTGGTGCAGACCGGCAAGCCGCTGCTCATCATCGCCGAGGACGTGGAGGGCGAGGCGCTCGCCACCCTCGTGGTCAACAAGCTGCGCGGCGGCCTGAAGATCGCCGCCGTCAAGGCGCCGGGCTTCGGCGACCGCCGCAAGGCCATGCTCGAGGACATCGCCATCCTCACCGCCGGCCAGACCATCTCCGAAGACCTCGGCATCAAGCTCGAGAACGTGACCCTCAACATGCTGGGCCGCGCCAAGCGCGTCCGCATCGAGAAGGAGAACACCACGATCATCGACGGCGCCGGCTCGAAGAAGGACATCGAGGCCCGCGTCGCGCAGATCAAGGCGCAGATCGAGGAGACCACCTCGGACTACGACCGTGAGAAGCTGCAGGAGCGCCTCGCCAAGCTCGCGGGCGGCGTCGCGGTGATCCGCGTCGGCGGCGCGACCGAGGTCGAGGTGAAGGAGAAGAAGGACCGCGTCGACGACGCCCTCAACGCCACCCGCGCGGCGGTCGAGGAAGGCATCGTCCCCGGCGGCGGCACGGCTCTGCTGCGCGCCAAGGCCGCGGTCGCGAAGCTCTCCAGCGACAATGCCGACGTGAAGGCCGGCATCAACATCGTCCTGCGCGCCCTCGAGGCTCCCATCCGCCAGATCGCCGCGAATGCCGGCGTGGAAGGCTCGATCGTGATCGGCAAGATCAACGACAACAAGTCCGACACCTACGGCTTCAACGCCCAGACGGAAGAGTTCGTCGACATGCTCCAGGCCGGTATCGTCGATCCGGCGAAGGTCGTGCGCACGGCTCTCCAGGACGCCGCCTCGGTGGCCGGCCTGCTCGTCACGACCGAGGCCATGGTCGCCGAGCTGCCGAAGAAGGAATCCGCTCCGGCGATGCCGGGCGGCGGCATGGGCGGCATGGACTTCTAAGTCCGCGGAAAGCCGCCCGTCACGCAAGGAGCTCGAGTCCGGCCCGCCGGGCTCGAGGGGCGGCACGGACTTCCAGGTCCTGCGACACCGCAGAAATGGAGAAGCCCCGGAGGAAACTCCGGGGCTTCTCCCTTGAGAGACCCTCGCTTCACAGAAGCGGGCTCA is a genomic window containing:
- the groL gene encoding chaperonin GroEL (60 kDa chaperone family; promotes refolding of misfolded polypeptides especially under stressful conditions; forms two stacked rings of heptamers to form a barrel-shaped 14mer; ends can be capped by GroES; misfolded proteins enter the barrel where they are refolded when GroES binds) encodes the protein MAAKDVKFSSDAREKMLRGVDILADAVKVTLGPKGRNVVIEKSFGAPRITKDGVTVAKEIELADKFENMGAQMVREVASKTNDIAGDGTTTATVLAQAIVREGAKAVAAGMNPMDLKRGIDLAVAEAVKDIKARAKKVKSSDEVAQVGTISANGDTDIGTMIANAMQKVGNEGVITVEEAKTAETELDVVEGMQFDRGYLSPYFITNAEKMVAELEDPYILIHEKKLSSLQPMLPILEAVVQTGKPLLIIAEDVEGEALATLVVNKLRGGLKIAAVKAPGFGDRRKAMLEDIAILTAGQTISEDLGIKLENVTLNMLGRAKRVRIEKENTTIIDGAGSKKDIEARVAQIKAQIEETTSDYDREKLQERLAKLAGGVAVIRVGGATEVEVKEKKDRVDDALNATRAAVEEGIVPGGGTALLRAKAAVAKLSSDNADVKAGINIVLRALEAPIRQIAANAGVEGSIVIGKINDNKSDTYGFNAQTEEFVDMLQAGIVDPAKVVRTALQDAASVAGLLVTTEAMVAELPKKESAPAMPGGGMGGMDF
- the groES gene encoding co-chaperone GroES; this encodes MKFRPLHDRVVVRRVESEEKTKGGIIIPDTAKEKPQEGEVIAVGPGARDESGKVVPLDVKAGDRVLFGKWSGTEVRIDGEDLLIMKESDIMGVVAK